From a single Phragmites australis chromosome 7, lpPhrAust1.1, whole genome shotgun sequence genomic region:
- the LOC133924902 gene encoding thylakoid lumenal 29 kDa protein, chloroplastic-like, protein MAGATFLSSVQPPALRGVAASSSVSSPAQRHAHMLVCCKGNVEGFETAAHEERLRFRRRDFIGGCVGTTIGLEMIDGSTRFTGVATAADLIERRQRSEFQSSTKDTLYTAIKANPELVPSLLTLALNDAITYDKATKTGGANGSIRLEISRPENSGFSAALDLLVEAKKEIDSNSKGGPISFADLIAFASQSALKRSFLDAAIAKCGGNEEKGRTLYTAYGSNGQWGLFDRTFGRTDAQEPDPEGRVPVWSTASVQEMKDRFIAVGLGPRQLAVMSAFLGPDQAATEERLIADPDCRPWVEKYQRSRETVSRTDYEVDLITTLTKLSSLGQKINYEAYTYPKQKIDLGKLKL, encoded by the exons ATGGCGGGCGCGACCTTCCTCTCGAGCGTGCAGCCCCCCGCGCTGCGCGGCGTCGCTGCCTCCTCTTCCGTATCATCGCCGGCGCAAAGGCACGCACAC ATGCTAGTCTGCTGCAAGGGCAACGTCGAGGGCTTTGAGACCGCGGCTCATGAAGAGCGTCTGCGATTCCGCAGAAGGGATTTCATCGGCGGCTGCGTCGGGACAACCATTGGTTTG GAAATGATTGACGGCTCTACGAGATTCACGGGAGTGGCTACTGCTGCTGATCTCATTGAGCGTAGGCAGCGCTCTGAGTTCCAAT CAAGCACCAAAGACACCCTCTATACAGCCATAAAG GCTAATCCAGAGCTCGTTCCATCTTTGTTGACCTTGGCACTGAATGATGCTATCACATATGACAAG GCCACAAAAACTGGAGGTGCAAATGGATCTATCAGGCTAG AAATAAGCAGACCTGAAAACAGTGGGTTCTCTGCTGCGTTGGATCTGCTAGTTGAAGCCAAAAAGGAAATAGACTCCAACTCCAAGGGAGGTCCAATTTCATTTGCAGATCTGATCGCATTTGCAT CACAATCAGCGCTGAAGAGATCATTTCTTGATGCGGCCATTGCCAAATGTGGTGGAAATGAAGAGAAGGGAAGAACCCTATACACAGCATACGGTTCAAATGGGCAG TGGGGTCTGTTCGACAGAACATTCGGAAGAACAGATGCACAAGAACCTGATCCAGAGGGAAGGGTGCCTGTGTGGAGCACCGCTTCTGTGCAGGAGATGAAGGATAGGTTCATCGCTGTTGGGTTAGGTCCCCGTCAG CTCGCTGTGATGTCAGCCTTCCTCGGACCTGACCAAGCTGCTACGGAGGAACGACTGATAGCTGACCCGGATTGCCGTCCATGGGTCGAGAAGTACCAACGTAGCCGCGAGACTGTCTCCAGGACTGACTATGAA GTTGATCTGATAACCACACTCACAAAGTTGAGCTCCCTTGGTCAGAAGATAAACTACGAGGCCTACACGTACCCTAAGCAAAAGATTGACCTGGGCAAATTGAAACTGTGA
- the LOC133924903 gene encoding uncharacterized protein LOC133924903, producing MEGRQLELLLAQPHHPRLPGLIPNYPTNHHLPASRLRLRVHRRRPKRLAAAPSRRSPGSQTDAPGRGGWQLALNAAVALVLQLAVCPFLFPSLARANALPPPPAAAVEEAAEEEDKEWEAALQKWKTKTYALSVPLRVVALRGSFPPSWIKDFVEAQGKRLKFSPELRPSLDGLFTEMSQCLDKGQVKQKSAMAADVVSIGDSWLGYAIRRGLVEPVQNAEEQDWFHSLSDRWKVHLCRNQNGEADPNGPVWGVPYRWGTVVIAYKKNKFKRHNLKPIQDWEDLWRPELAGKISMVDSPREVIGAVLKRLGSSYNTMDMEAEVCGGKEAVLKSFIRLQKQVQLFDSMNYLKSFAVGDVWVAVGWSSDVIPAAKRMSNVAVVVPKSGSSLWADLWAIPCATRFQTDRIGGRTRGPSPLVHQWFDFCLQSARSLPFRQDVIPGSSPMFLENPVPEVPQDLNERKPKLDTNLVRGVPPSEILEKCEFLEPLSGKALEDYQWLISRMQRPRLGLFGNALQKISAVLDLKSRF from the exons ATGGAGGGGCGGCAGCTCGAACTCCTCCTCGCCCAGCCCCACCACCCTCGCCTCCCCGGTCTCATCCCCAACTACCCTACCAACCACCACCTGCCCGCCTCCCGCCTCCGACTCCGCGTCCACCGTCGCAGGCCGAAGCGGCTCGCCGCAGCCCCCTCGCGGCGCTCACCCGGCAGCCAGACTGACGCGCCCGGCCGCGGCGGCTGGCAGTTGGCGCTGAACGCCGCGGTGGCACTGGTGCTCCAGCTGGCCGTGTGTCCGTTCCTCTTCCCCTCCCTCGCCCGAGCCAACGCCCTCCCGCCCCCTCCAGCCGCTGCcgtcgaggaggcggcggaggaagaGGACAAGGAGTGGGAGGCCGCGCTGCAGAAGTGGAAGACCAAGACCTACGCGCTCTCCGTGCCCCTCCGCGTCGTCGCGCTCCGCGGCTCCTTCCCTCCCTCGTGGATCAAG GATTTTGTTGAAGCTCAGGGGAAGAGGCTCAAATTCAGCCCTGAGCTCCGCCCTAGTCTTGATGGGCTCTTCACTGAGATGTCACAATGTTTGGACAAGGGTCAAGTTAAGCAGAAGTCCGCAATGGCAGCTGATGTTGTTTCGATTGGGGACTCTTGGCTCGGCTATGCCATCCGTAGGGGATTGGTAGAGCCTGTCCAGAATGCTGAAGAACAGGATTGGTTTCATAGCCTGAGTGACAGATGGAAG GTTCATTTGTGCAGGAACCAGAACGGAGAGGCAGATCCTAATGGCCCAGTTTGGGGGGTTCCATACAGATGGGGCACCGTGGTCATTGCTTACAAGAAAAATAAGTTCAAAAGGCATAACCTGAAGCCAATACAG GATTGGGAGGATTTGTGGAGGCCTGAACTTGCTGGGAAGATTTCAATGGTTGATTCTCCTAGAGAGGTCATTGGTGCAGTCCTGAAGCGTCTGGGATCATCATACAACACGATGGACATGGAAGCAGAAGTCTGTGGCGGCAAGGAAGCAGTGTTAAAAAGCTTTATACGACTACAAAAGCAG GTCCAGCTATTTGACAGCATGAACTATCTGAAGTCATTTGCTGTTGGAGATGTATGGGTTGCTGTGGGTTGGAGCAGCGATGTCATCCCTGCTGCAAAACGAATGTCTAATGTTGCGGTGGTTGTTCCTAAGTCAGGCAGTAGCCTATGGGCTGATCTATGG GCAATACCATGCGCCACAAGATTTCAGACTGACCGAATTGGTGGCAGAACAAGAGGCCCATCTCCACTTGTCCACCAGTGGTTCGACTTCTGCCTGCAGAGCGCTAGAAGCCTACCCTTTCGCCAAGATGTCATCCCAGGATCATCGCCTATGTTCCTCGAGAACCCTGTGCCGGAGGTCCCTCAAGATCTAAACGAAAGGAAGCCGAAGCTGGACACGAACCTTGTCAGGGGAGTACCACCGTCTGAGATCCTGGAGAAATGCGAGTTCTTAGAACCTCTGTCAGGTAAGGCGCTGGAAGATTACCAGTGGCTGATATCGAGGATGCAGAGACCACGGCTTGGTCTGTTTGGAAACGCATTGCAAAAGATATCAGCTGTACTAGACTTGAAATCAAGATTTTAG